A window from Fragaria vesca subsp. vesca linkage group LG5, FraVesHawaii_1.0, whole genome shotgun sequence encodes these proteins:
- the LOC101310712 gene encoding RING-H2 finger protein ATL22-like: MPTVEVFITLLFFSFFVFLLPNQISASTTNCRKSKCMRNEPPVHFPFRLGDRQATYCGYGQGFNLSCSLEQRTILSLSYSGDFIVRGIDYDDQLVWIDDPENCFPKRLLDGDFSLMDSPFTYLYGLENFTFLNCSSQAEIRSSPIPCLSDQYYGVLVVPSSWFYGDPNSTSTTSSLSPASLSPLCSVISTALVPRSSPADPWDINIGVPLAWDMPECRSCQGSSCGFENSTSSQIVCTGSGMSNALRYAIVIGCAVPALVCIIGVIICAYKMNASNNQARQPAVTELSTVVSQQLPNATAVGPPTAVRMGLDGETIESYPKTQLGESLELPNPNDKTCSICLCEYQHREIIRTIPQCKHYFHANCIDEWFKKDVTCPLCRDLPNYEALALPRPPLHDTSALPSNGSLDLPRPVLQNTANFLYLDHMYLM; encoded by the exons ATGCCTACCGTAGAAGTCTTCATCACCTTGCTCTTCTTCTCCTTCTTCGTCTTCCTCCTTCCTAATCAGATATCAGCAAGCACTACTAACTGTCGTAAATCAAAATGTATGAGAAACGAACCACCCGTGCATTTCCCGTTTCGGCTAGGAGACCGCCAAGCCACATATTGTGGTTATGGTCAGGGCTTCAATCTCTCATGCAGCTTGGAACAACGAACCATCCTCAGCCTCTCGTATTCAGGTGACTTCATTGTGCGGGGCATCGACTACGATGACCAGCTCGTGTGGATCGACGACCCCGAAAACTGCTTCCCTAAGCGGCTGCTCGACGGTGACTTTAGTCTTATGGACTCTCCCTTCACGTACTTGTACGGCCTTGAAAACTTTACCTTCCTCAATTGCTCCTCGCAAGCAGAAATTCGGTCTTCACCCATACCTTGCCTCAGTGATCAGTACTATGGTGTCCTTGTTGTTCCTTCCAGCTGGTTCTATGGTGATCCCAATTCAACATCAACGACATCATCACTTTCTCCGGCATCGCTGTCACCTCTTTGCTCTGTGATTTCCACAGCCTTGGTTCCAAGGTCAAGTCCAGCTGACCCGTGGGATATTAACATCGGAGTTCCGCTGGCGTGGGACATGCCTGAATGTCGTTCTTGTCAAGGAAGCAGTTGTGGATTCGAGAATTCCACAAGTTCGCAAATTGTGTGCACTG GTTCAGGTATGTCAAACGCTCTAAGGTATGCAATCGTGATAGGCTGTGCAGTACCAGCGCTAGTGTGCATCATCGGGGTCATAATTTGTGCTTACAAGATGAATGCTTCTAATAATCAAGCTCGCCAACCGGCCGTAACAGAATTATCAACCGTAGTAAGCCAACAACTTCCGAATGCAACCGCCGTCGGCCCTCCTACTGCAGTTAGAATGGGACTGGATGGTGAGACAATTGAATCATATCCCAAGACTCAACTAGGTGAGAGTTTGGAGTTACCCAACCCTAATGACAAAACTTGTTCGATATGTTTGTGTGAGTACCAACATAGAGAAATAATAAGGACTATACCTCAATGCAAGCATTATTTTCATGCTAATTGCATAGACGAGTGGTTCAAAAAGGATGTAACTTGCCCCCTCTGCCGAGATCTGCCCAATTATGAAGCGCTTGCATTGCCTAGACCGCCCTTGCATGATACGAGTGCTCTACCAAGTAACGGATCACTTGATTTGCCTAGACCCGTCTTGCAAAATACTGCTAATTTTCTGTATCTCGATCATATGTATTTGATGTAG